One region of Caldimonas thermodepolymerans genomic DNA includes:
- a CDS encoding [protein-PII] uridylyltransferase, which produces MAAVADDPAAASVAELRHRFRARKAALIEEFREARPTAAAANRLLKGLARHVDQTLQELWECALLPPGAALLAVGGYGRGELFPYSDVDVLVLLPDDVSLAHDANAALKSSIEGFISACWDIGVEIGSSVRTVSECLQEAERDVTVQTALLESRFLCGAKALYRRFCEAFAQQMNPRAFLRAKTLEMRQRHQKYEDTPYSLEPNCKESPGGLRDLQVVLWVASAAGLGRTWSELAAKGLVTPFEVRQLQRNEGLLKLIRARLHMIAGRREDRLVFDLQTAVAESCGDKATKARRASEALMHRYYWAAKAVTQLNQILMLNIEERVNGSQDPPMRPIDEQFLDRDGMLEVVSDDLYERDRSAILRTFLVYQRTPGIKGLSARTLRALYNARELMDAQFRADPVNRATFLQILKQPQGQTHVFRLMNQTSVLGRYLWVFRRIVGRMQHDLFHVYTVDQHILMVLRNVRRFFIPEHAHEYPFCSQLAAQFDTPYVLYVAALFHDVAKGRGGDHSELGAMEVRRFCRDHGLPREDAKLAEFLVQHHLTMSRIAQKEDLSDPQVIENFAAIVGNERYLTALYLLTVADIRGTSPKVWNAWKGKLLEDLYRLTLRALGGTRPNLDAEIEARKQEALQDLALHSQLPGTQEALWKTLEVSYFARHEAGDIAWHARSLWRHVQTQQPIVKARPSPVGEGLQVLVYAPDRADLFARICGYFDGAGFSILDAKIHTTRAGYALDTFQVVSPYTDHHRDLVALVETQLVQALEDTGPLPEPSRGRLSRRVKSFPVQPRVMLRPDERAQRWLLSVSASDRTGLLYSIARVLAKYRVNLQLAKVTTLGERVEDTFLIDGPALAQARTQLELESDLLDALA; this is translated from the coding sequence ATGGCTGCCGTTGCCGACGACCCCGCGGCCGCCAGCGTCGCCGAACTGCGTCACCGCTTCCGTGCCCGCAAGGCGGCGCTGATCGAGGAGTTCCGCGAGGCGCGCCCGACCGCGGCAGCCGCCAACCGCCTGCTCAAGGGCCTGGCGCGCCATGTCGACCAGACCCTGCAGGAGCTGTGGGAGTGCGCCCTGCTGCCCCCCGGTGCGGCGCTGCTGGCCGTGGGCGGCTACGGCCGCGGCGAGCTGTTCCCCTACTCCGACGTCGACGTGCTGGTGCTGTTGCCGGACGACGTCTCGCTCGCGCATGACGCCAACGCCGCGCTGAAATCCAGCATCGAGGGCTTCATCTCGGCCTGCTGGGACATCGGCGTCGAGATCGGCTCCAGCGTGCGCACCGTCAGCGAATGCCTGCAGGAAGCCGAGCGCGACGTGACGGTGCAGACCGCGCTGCTCGAATCGCGCTTCCTGTGCGGCGCCAAGGCGCTGTACCGCAGGTTCTGCGAGGCCTTCGCGCAGCAGATGAACCCGCGCGCCTTCCTGCGCGCCAAGACGCTGGAGATGCGCCAGCGCCACCAGAAGTACGAGGACACCCCCTACTCGCTGGAGCCCAACTGCAAGGAAAGTCCCGGTGGCCTGCGCGACCTGCAGGTGGTGCTGTGGGTGGCCAGCGCCGCGGGGCTGGGGCGCACCTGGTCCGAGCTCGCCGCCAAGGGGCTGGTCACGCCCTTCGAGGTGCGCCAGCTGCAGCGCAACGAGGGGCTGCTGAAGCTGATCCGCGCGCGCCTGCACATGATCGCCGGGCGCCGGGAAGACCGCCTGGTGTTCGACCTGCAGACCGCGGTGGCCGAAAGCTGCGGCGACAAGGCCACCAAGGCTCGGCGTGCCTCCGAGGCGCTGATGCACCGCTACTACTGGGCGGCCAAGGCGGTGACGCAGCTGAACCAGATCCTGATGCTCAACATCGAGGAGCGCGTCAACGGCTCGCAGGACCCGCCGATGCGCCCGATCGACGAGCAGTTCCTCGACCGCGACGGCATGCTCGAGGTCGTCAGCGACGACCTCTACGAGCGCGACCGCAGCGCCATCCTGCGCACCTTCCTGGTCTACCAGCGCACCCCGGGCATCAAGGGCCTGTCGGCGCGCACGCTGCGCGCGCTGTACAACGCGCGCGAGCTGATGGACGCGCAGTTCCGCGCCGACCCGGTCAACCGGGCCACCTTCCTGCAGATCCTCAAGCAGCCGCAGGGGCAGACGCACGTCTTCCGCCTGATGAACCAGACCTCGGTGCTGGGGCGCTACCTGTGGGTGTTCCGCCGCATCGTCGGACGCATGCAGCACGACCTGTTCCACGTCTACACCGTGGACCAGCACATCCTGATGGTGCTGCGCAACGTGCGCCGCTTCTTCATCCCCGAGCACGCGCACGAGTACCCGTTCTGCTCGCAGCTGGCCGCGCAGTTCGACACTCCCTACGTGCTGTACGTGGCCGCGCTGTTCCATGACGTGGCCAAGGGCCGTGGCGGCGACCACTCCGAACTGGGGGCGATGGAGGTGCGCCGCTTCTGCCGCGACCACGGCCTGCCCCGGGAGGACGCGAAGCTCGCCGAGTTCCTGGTGCAGCATCACCTGACGATGTCGCGCATCGCGCAGAAGGAAGACCTCAGCGACCCGCAGGTCATCGAGAACTTTGCCGCGATCGTCGGCAACGAGCGCTACCTGACGGCACTGTACCTGCTGACCGTGGCGGACATCCGCGGCACCAGCCCCAAGGTGTGGAACGCCTGGAAGGGCAAGCTGCTGGAAGACCTGTACCGGCTGACGCTGCGTGCGCTGGGCGGCACCCGGCCCAACCTGGACGCCGAGATCGAGGCGCGCAAGCAGGAGGCCCTGCAGGACCTGGCGCTGCACTCGCAGCTGCCCGGCACCCAGGAAGCGCTGTGGAAGACGCTGGAAGTCAGCTACTTCGCGCGCCACGAGGCGGGCGACATCGCCTGGCACGCCCGCTCGCTGTGGCGCCATGTCCAGACGCAGCAGCCGATCGTCAAGGCGCGCCCCTCGCCGGTCGGCGAAGGCCTGCAGGTGCTGGTCTACGCCCCCGACCGCGCCGACCTGTTCGCGCGCATCTGCGGCTACTTCGACGGCGCCGGCTTCAGCATCCTGGACGCCAAGATCCACACCACGCGCGCCGGCTACGCGCTGGACACCTTCCAGGTGGTCTCACCCTACACCGACCACCACCGCGACCTGGTCGCGCTGGTCGAGACGCAGCTGGTGCAGGCGCTGGAAGACACCGGGCCGCTGCCCGAACCGAGCCGCGGGCGGCTGTCGCGGCGAGTCAAGTCCTTCCCGGTGCAGCCGCGCGTGATGCTGCGCCCGGACGAGCGCGCGCAGCGCTGGCTGCTGAGCGTCTCCGCGAGCGACCGCACCGGCCTGCTCTACTCGATCGCGCGGGTGCTGGCCAAGTACCGTGTCAACCTGCAGCTGGCCAAGGTCACCACCCTGGGCGAGCGGGTCGAGGACACCTTCCTGATCGACGGGCCGGCGCTGGCCCAGGCGCGCACCCAGCTCGAGCTGGAGTCCGACCTGCTGGACGCGCTGGCCTGA
- the ligA gene encoding NAD-dependent DNA ligase LigA yields MTPDLFDDAPGARADGPAERAAWLREQLNHHAYLYYVLDAPEIPDAEYDRLFQELQAIEAAHPELLTPDSPTQRVIGKVLDGLTPVKHALPMLSIRTETDTTAGGAQAFDARVRRELGLDADAPPVEYCAELKFDGLAINLRYEDGVLVQATTRGDGETGEDVTQNVRTIGQIPLRLRGKAPPLIEIRGEVYMRRDDFERLNARQRERGEKTFINPRNTAAGAIRQLDPKGLADKKLSFYAYGLGVTEGWDAPATHSATLDAIAAFGVPVNDLRAVVHGAQGLVAYHERIAKLRDQLPFDIDGVVYKVNRIDLQKQLGFVTREPRWAVAHKYPAQEEMTRLNGIEVQVGRTGKLTPVAKLEPVFVGGTTVSNATLHNLFELRRKGVRVGDTVIVRRAGDVIPEVVGRVPGPRNDYVPNFRMPRHCPVCGSDVRREKGSVEHRCTGGLFCAAQRKQALLHYASRRAMDIEGLGEKLVDQLVDGGLVRTLPDLYRLDVAQLAALDRMGEKSAANLVAALGKSKDTTLPRFLYALGIRHVGETTAKDLARHFGTLERVMDASVEQLLEVNDVGPVVAQSIRTFFEQEHNREVVQQLREAGVHWSESDGQADAAPKPLAGKTLVLTGTLPNLTRDQARELIEAAGGTVAGSVSKKTDYVVAGAEAGSKLAKAQELGVPVLDEAGLQQLLQGAG; encoded by the coding sequence ATGACGCCCGACCTGTTTGACGACGCGCCGGGGGCGCGCGCCGACGGCCCGGCCGAGCGCGCCGCCTGGCTGCGCGAGCAGCTCAACCACCATGCCTACCTCTACTACGTGCTCGACGCGCCGGAGATCCCGGACGCCGAGTACGACCGCCTGTTCCAGGAACTGCAGGCGATCGAGGCCGCGCACCCCGAGCTGCTGACCCCGGACTCGCCGACCCAGCGCGTGATCGGCAAGGTGCTCGACGGCCTGACGCCGGTGAAGCACGCGCTGCCGATGCTGTCGATCCGCACCGAGACCGACACCACCGCCGGCGGCGCGCAGGCCTTCGACGCGCGCGTGCGGCGCGAGCTGGGGCTGGACGCCGATGCGCCGCCGGTGGAGTACTGCGCGGAGCTGAAGTTCGACGGGCTGGCCATCAACCTGCGCTACGAGGACGGCGTGCTCGTGCAGGCGACCACGCGCGGCGACGGCGAGACCGGCGAGGACGTGACGCAGAACGTGCGCACGATCGGCCAGATCCCGCTGCGGCTGCGTGGCAAGGCGCCGCCGCTGATCGAGATCCGCGGCGAGGTCTACATGCGGCGCGACGACTTCGAGCGCCTGAATGCCCGCCAGCGCGAGCGCGGCGAGAAGACCTTCATCAACCCGCGCAACACCGCCGCCGGCGCGATCCGCCAGCTCGACCCCAAGGGGCTGGCCGACAAGAAGCTGAGCTTCTACGCCTACGGGTTGGGCGTGACCGAGGGCTGGGACGCGCCGGCCACGCACAGCGCGACGCTGGATGCGATCGCCGCCTTCGGCGTGCCGGTGAACGACCTGCGCGCGGTGGTGCATGGCGCGCAAGGGCTGGTGGCCTACCACGAGCGCATCGCGAAGCTGCGCGACCAGCTGCCGTTCGACATCGACGGCGTGGTCTACAAGGTCAACCGCATCGACCTGCAGAAGCAGCTGGGCTTCGTGACGCGCGAGCCGCGCTGGGCGGTCGCGCACAAGTACCCGGCGCAGGAGGAGATGACGCGGCTCAACGGCATCGAGGTGCAGGTGGGCCGCACCGGCAAGCTGACGCCGGTGGCCAAGCTGGAACCGGTGTTCGTCGGCGGCACGACGGTCAGCAACGCGACGCTGCACAACCTGTTCGAGCTGCGGCGCAAGGGCGTGCGCGTGGGCGACACGGTCATCGTGCGCCGTGCCGGCGACGTGATCCCCGAGGTGGTGGGCCGCGTGCCCGGCCCGCGCAATGACTACGTGCCGAACTTCCGCATGCCGCGCCACTGCCCGGTGTGCGGCAGCGACGTCCGGCGCGAGAAGGGCAGCGTCGAGCACCGCTGCACCGGCGGGCTGTTCTGTGCCGCGCAGCGCAAGCAGGCGCTGCTGCACTACGCGAGCCGGCGCGCGATGGACATCGAAGGCCTGGGCGAGAAGCTCGTCGACCAGCTGGTGGACGGCGGCCTGGTGCGCACGCTGCCGGACCTGTACCGGCTCGACGTCGCGCAGCTGGCGGCGCTGGACCGCATGGGCGAGAAGAGTGCCGCCAACCTCGTCGCGGCGCTCGGGAAGAGCAAGGACACGACGCTGCCGCGCTTCCTGTACGCGCTGGGCATCCGCCACGTGGGCGAGACCACCGCCAAGGACCTGGCGCGCCACTTCGGCACGCTGGAGCGCGTGATGGACGCGAGCGTCGAGCAGCTGCTCGAGGTGAACGATGTCGGCCCGGTGGTGGCGCAGAGCATCCGCACCTTCTTCGAACAGGAGCACAACCGCGAGGTGGTGCAGCAGCTGCGTGAGGCCGGCGTGCACTGGAGCGAAAGCGACGGCCAGGCCGATGCCGCGCCCAAGCCGCTGGCCGGCAAGACCCTGGTGCTGACCGGCACGCTGCCGAACCTGACGCGCGACCAGGCCAGGGAGCTGATCGAGGCCGCCGGCGGCACGGTGGCCGGCTCGGTGTCGAAGAAGACCGACTACGTGGTGGCCGGCGCGGAAGCCGGCAGCAAGCTGGCCAAGGCGCAGGAGCTGGGCGTGCCCGTGCTGGACGAGGCGGGGCTGCAGCAGCTGCTGCAGGGCGCCGGCTGA
- the map gene encoding type I methionyl aminopeptidase: MSISIKTGEQIDGMRLAGRLASEVLDYLTPHVKAGVTTEELDRLAHDYIVNVQGAIPAPLNYAPPGYKPYPKSICTSINHVICHGIPNERPLKNGDILNIDVTIIKNGWHGDTSRMFIIGEGSIQAKRLCQITYEAMWRGILKVKPGARLGDIGHTIQVFAENAGYSVVREFCGHGIGTKFHEEPQVLHYGRPGTMEELQPGMTFTIEPMINAGRREIREMPDGWTIVTKDRSLSAQWEHTVLVTETGFEVLTMSAGYPPLPDFVKEALAANPPAS; the protein is encoded by the coding sequence ATGAGCATCTCCATCAAGACCGGCGAGCAGATCGACGGCATGCGCCTGGCCGGGCGACTGGCCTCCGAAGTCCTGGATTACCTGACGCCGCACGTCAAGGCCGGCGTCACGACCGAGGAGCTGGACCGCCTGGCCCACGACTACATCGTCAACGTCCAGGGCGCCATCCCGGCCCCGCTGAACTACGCGCCCCCGGGCTACAAGCCCTACCCGAAGTCGATCTGCACGTCGATCAACCACGTCATCTGCCACGGCATCCCCAACGAGCGGCCGCTGAAGAATGGCGACATCCTGAACATCGACGTCACCATCATCAAGAACGGCTGGCACGGCGACACCAGCCGCATGTTCATCATCGGCGAAGGGTCGATCCAGGCGAAGCGCCTGTGCCAGATCACCTACGAGGCGATGTGGCGCGGCATCCTGAAGGTCAAGCCGGGCGCGCGCCTGGGCGACATCGGCCACACCATCCAGGTGTTCGCCGAGAACGCCGGCTACTCGGTGGTGCGCGAGTTCTGCGGCCACGGCATCGGCACCAAGTTCCACGAGGAGCCGCAGGTGCTGCACTACGGCCGCCCCGGCACGATGGAGGAACTCCAGCCGGGCATGACCTTCACGATCGAGCCGATGATCAACGCCGGCCGCCGCGAGATCCGCGAGATGCCCGACGGCTGGACCATCGTTACCAAGGACCGCTCGCTGTCCGCCCAGTGGGAGCACACCGTGCTCGTCACCGAGACGGGCTTCGAGGTGCTGACGATGTCGGCCGGGTACCCGCCGCTGCCGGACTTCGTCAAGGAAGCCCTGGCGGCCAACCCCCCTGCCTCCTGA
- the purL gene encoding phosphoribosylformylglycinamidine synthase, translating into MTATAKHLIHFEGGNALSAFRAQALLRTLQAINPRVTGVHARHVHWVWADHALAPAEHDKLAALLTYGDLYAGPTDGALIVVTPRFGTVSPWASKATDIAHNCGLAIRRVERVTEYRLELKAGLLGGVKPLAEGELLALAAALHDRMTESVVLERAAAAHLFDEQPGKPMEHVDVLGRGRAALEAANRDFGLALSDDEIDYLVQAFTELKRNPSDVELMMFAQANSEHCRHKIFNAKFTIDGVEQERSMFQMIRNTHQLAPQYTVVAYADNAAVMEGGPIERWVPDGYTNAPLYKARQEVAHVLMKVETHNHPTAISPHPGASTGAGGEIRDEGATGRGAKPKAGLTGFSVSNLELPGTSEPWERDAYGKPDHIASPLQIMIEGPLGGAAFNNEFGRPNLGGYFRVYEQTVDGVRRGYHKPIMIAGGVGSIPAGLTHKLPFGAGTLLIQLGGPGMRIGMGGGAASSMAAGVNAAELDFDSVQRGNPEIQRRAQEVINHCWQLGDKNPILAIHDVGAGGISNAFPELVDGVGKGATFDLRRVPLEETGLSPKEIWCNESQERYVLAIAPESLPLFQAMCERERCPFAVVGVVRDDRQLILEDGPGGERAIDMPMDVLLGKPPKMHRVVERVQRHGSPIDLTGVPLEQVAFDVLRHPTVASKRFLITIGDRTVGGLSHRDQMVGPWQVPVADCAVTLADYAGFRGEAMSMGERTPIASLDAPASGRMAVGEAITNLLAAPIELPRVKLSCNWMAACGEPGEDAALYDTVRAVGMELCPALGVAVPVGKDSLSMRTRWKDGEVEKQVTAPVSLIVSAFATLEDVRGTLTPQLRTDVGDTTLILVDLGQGRNRLGSSILAQVLGQVGDTVPDLDDPELLKRLVEAVNRLRREGKLLAYHDRSDGGLWAAVCEMAFAGHTGVSLNVDLLVTESDGIADSRAEYGDSKNWASQVSERRNDLTLRALFAEELGVVLQVRTEHRDEVMRTLREYGLSRHSHVIGKPNPRGIVEVWRDAKAIFSAPLERLHQAWDEVSWRIARLRDNPECADSEHAAAGAAADPGLHLHLTFDPKEDVAAPFIATGRRPKVAILREQGVNSHLEMAYAMAQAGFDSHDVHMSDLQAGRARLDQFQGFVACGGFSYGDTLGAGEGWARSIMFNPQLAEQFAAFFGRSDTFALGVCNGCQMMAALAPIIPGAEAWPRFTRNKSEQFEARLSLVEVLDSPSIFFAGMAGSRIPIAVAHGEGYADFSRRGDAARVLRAMRYVDHTGAPTEAYPANPNGSPDGLTSVTTPDGRFTVLMPHPERVFRNVQMSWTSGDPSDFSPWMRMFRNARKWVG; encoded by the coding sequence GTGACAGCGACAGCCAAACACCTCATCCATTTCGAGGGCGGCAATGCCCTTTCCGCTTTCCGTGCCCAGGCGCTGCTGCGCACCCTGCAGGCGATCAACCCGCGCGTGACGGGCGTGCATGCGCGCCACGTGCACTGGGTGTGGGCCGACCATGCGCTGGCACCGGCCGAGCACGACAAGCTGGCCGCGCTGCTGACCTACGGCGACCTCTATGCCGGCCCGACCGACGGTGCGCTGATCGTCGTCACGCCGCGCTTCGGCACCGTCTCGCCCTGGGCCTCGAAGGCCACCGACATCGCCCACAACTGCGGCCTGGCGATCCGCCGTGTCGAGCGCGTCACCGAGTACCGGCTGGAGCTCAAGGCCGGCCTGCTGGGCGGCGTCAAGCCGCTGGCCGAAGGCGAGCTGCTGGCGCTCGCGGCGGCGCTGCACGACCGCATGACCGAAAGCGTGGTGCTGGAGCGTGCCGCGGCCGCCCACCTGTTCGACGAGCAGCCCGGCAAGCCGATGGAGCACGTGGACGTGCTGGGCCGCGGGCGCGCCGCGCTGGAGGCGGCCAACCGCGACTTCGGCCTGGCGCTGTCGGACGACGAGATCGACTACCTGGTGCAGGCCTTCACCGAGCTGAAGCGCAACCCCAGCGACGTCGAGCTGATGATGTTCGCCCAGGCCAACAGCGAGCACTGCCGGCACAAGATCTTCAACGCGAAGTTCACGATCGACGGCGTCGAGCAGGAGCGCTCGATGTTCCAGATGATCCGCAACACCCACCAGCTGGCGCCCCAGTACACCGTGGTGGCCTACGCGGACAACGCCGCGGTGATGGAAGGCGGCCCGATCGAGCGCTGGGTGCCGGACGGCTACACCAATGCCCCGCTGTACAAGGCGCGCCAGGAGGTCGCGCACGTGCTGATGAAGGTGGAGACGCACAACCACCCGACCGCGATCTCCCCGCACCCGGGCGCCTCGACCGGCGCTGGCGGCGAGATCCGCGACGAGGGCGCGACGGGCCGCGGCGCGAAGCCCAAGGCGGGGCTGACCGGCTTCTCGGTCTCCAACCTCGAGCTGCCCGGCACGAGCGAGCCGTGGGAGCGCGACGCCTACGGCAAGCCCGACCACATCGCCAGCCCGCTGCAGATCATGATCGAGGGCCCGCTGGGCGGGGCGGCCTTCAACAACGAGTTCGGCCGGCCCAACCTGGGCGGCTACTTCCGCGTCTACGAGCAGACCGTCGACGGCGTGCGCCGCGGCTACCACAAGCCGATCATGATCGCCGGCGGCGTGGGCAGCATCCCGGCCGGGCTGACGCACAAGCTGCCGTTCGGCGCCGGCACGCTGCTGATCCAGCTGGGCGGCCCGGGCATGCGCATCGGCATGGGCGGCGGCGCGGCCAGCTCGATGGCCGCCGGCGTCAACGCCGCCGAGCTGGACTTCGACTCGGTGCAGCGCGGCAACCCCGAGATCCAGCGCCGCGCACAGGAGGTCATCAACCACTGCTGGCAGCTGGGCGACAAGAACCCCATCCTGGCCATCCACGACGTCGGCGCGGGCGGGATCTCCAACGCCTTCCCGGAACTGGTCGACGGCGTCGGCAAGGGCGCGACCTTCGACCTGCGCCGCGTGCCGCTGGAGGAAACCGGCCTGTCGCCGAAGGAAATCTGGTGCAACGAGAGCCAGGAGCGCTACGTGCTGGCGATCGCGCCCGAGAGCCTGCCGCTGTTCCAGGCCATGTGCGAGCGCGAGCGCTGCCCGTTCGCGGTGGTCGGCGTGGTGCGCGACGACCGCCAGCTGATCCTGGAAGACGGCCCGGGCGGCGAGCGCGCCATCGACATGCCGATGGACGTGCTGCTCGGCAAGCCGCCCAAGATGCACCGCGTGGTCGAGCGCGTGCAGCGCCACGGCAGCCCGATCGACCTGACCGGCGTGCCGCTGGAGCAGGTGGCCTTCGACGTGCTGCGCCACCCGACCGTGGCGAGCAAGCGGTTCCTGATCACGATCGGCGACCGCACGGTCGGCGGCCTCAGCCACCGCGACCAGATGGTCGGCCCCTGGCAGGTGCCGGTGGCCGACTGCGCCGTGACGCTGGCCGACTATGCCGGCTTCCGCGGCGAGGCCATGAGCATGGGCGAGCGCACCCCGATCGCCAGCCTGGACGCCCCGGCCTCGGGCCGCATGGCGGTGGGCGAGGCCATCACCAACCTGCTGGCTGCGCCGATCGAGCTGCCGCGCGTGAAGCTGTCGTGCAACTGGATGGCCGCCTGCGGCGAGCCCGGCGAGGACGCGGCGCTGTACGACACGGTCAGGGCGGTCGGCATGGAGCTGTGCCCGGCGCTGGGCGTGGCGGTGCCGGTCGGCAAGGATTCGTTGTCGATGCGCACCCGCTGGAAGGACGGCGAGGTCGAGAAGCAGGTCACCGCGCCGGTGTCGCTGATCGTCTCGGCGTTCGCCACGCTCGAGGACGTGCGCGGCACGCTCACGCCCCAGCTGCGTACCGACGTGGGCGACACCACGCTGATCCTGGTCGACCTGGGGCAGGGACGCAACCGCCTGGGCAGCTCCATCCTCGCGCAGGTGCTGGGGCAGGTGGGCGACACGGTGCCCGACCTGGACGACCCGGAGCTGCTCAAGCGCCTGGTCGAGGCGGTCAACCGCCTGCGCCGCGAAGGCAAGCTGCTGGCCTACCACGACCGCTCGGACGGCGGGCTGTGGGCCGCGGTGTGCGAGATGGCGTTCGCCGGCCACACCGGCGTGTCGCTGAACGTGGACCTGCTGGTCACCGAGAGCGACGGCATCGCCGACAGCCGTGCCGAGTACGGTGACTCGAAGAACTGGGCCAGCCAGGTCAGCGAGCGCCGCAACGACCTGACGCTGCGTGCGCTGTTCGCCGAGGAGCTGGGCGTGGTGCTGCAGGTGCGCACCGAGCACCGCGACGAGGTGATGCGCACGCTGCGCGAGTACGGCCTGTCGCGCCACAGCCACGTGATCGGCAAGCCCAACCCGCGTGGCATCGTCGAGGTCTGGCGCGACGCCAAGGCGATCTTCTCGGCGCCGCTGGAGCGCCTGCACCAGGCCTGGGACGAGGTGTCCTGGCGCATCGCGCGCCTGCGCGACAACCCCGAGTGCGCCGACAGCGAGCACGCGGCCGCCGGTGCCGCGGCCGACCCGGGCCTGCACCTGCACCTGACCTTCGACCCGAAGGAAGACGTCGCCGCCCCGTTCATCGCCACCGGCCGCCGGCCCAAGGTGGCCATCCTGCGCGAGCAGGGTGTCAACTCGCACCTGGAGATGGCTTACGCGATGGCGCAGGCCGGCTTCGACAGCCACGACGTGCACATGAGCGACCTGCAGGCCGGGCGCGCGCGCCTGGACCAGTTCCAGGGCTTCGTGGCCTGCGGCGGCTTCAGCTATGGCGACACGCTGGGCGCCGGCGAGGGCTGGGCGCGCTCGATCATGTTCAACCCGCAGCTGGCCGAGCAGTTCGCCGCCTTCTTCGGGCGCAGCGACACCTTCGCGCTGGGCGTGTGCAACGGTTGCCAGATGATGGCCGCGCTGGCGCCCATCATCCCCGGTGCCGAGGCGTGGCCGCGCTTCACGCGCAACAAGAGCGAGCAGTTCGAGGCGCGCCTGAGCCTGGTGGAGGTGCTCGACAGCCCGTCGATCTTCTTCGCCGGCATGGCCGGCAGCCGCATCCCGATCGCGGTGGCGCACGGCGAGGGCTATGCCGACTTCTCGCGGCGCGGCGACGCGGCGCGGGTGCTGCGCGCGATGCGCTACGTGGACCACACCGGTGCGCCGACCGAGGCCTACCCGGCCAACCCGAACGGCAGCCCGGACGGGTTGACCTCGGTGACCACGCCCGACGGCCGCTTCACGGTGCTGATGCCGCACCCGGAACGGGTGTTCCGCAACGTGCAGATGAGCTGGACTTCGGGCGATCCGTCGGACTTCAGCCCCTGGATGCGCATGTTCCGCAACGCCCGCAAGTGGGTGGGCTGA
- the def gene encoding peptide deformylase → MAVREILRMGDARLLRVARPVEQFDTPELRALIADMFDTMAAANGAGLAAPQIGVNLAVVIFGFDHNPRYPDAPPVPRTVLINPSIEPLSDDEEEGWEGCLSVPGMRGVVPRWKHIRYTGYDPQGRRIEREAEGFHARVVQHECDHLIGKLYPMRIRDFTRFGYTEVLFPGLDAASDD, encoded by the coding sequence ATGGCAGTCCGCGAGATCCTGAGGATGGGCGACGCGCGCCTGTTGCGGGTGGCCCGGCCGGTCGAGCAGTTCGACACGCCGGAACTGCGCGCGCTGATCGCCGACATGTTCGACACGATGGCTGCCGCCAACGGCGCGGGACTGGCCGCGCCGCAGATCGGGGTGAACCTGGCGGTGGTGATCTTCGGCTTCGACCACAACCCGCGCTACCCGGACGCGCCCCCGGTGCCGCGCACCGTGCTGATCAACCCGTCGATCGAGCCGCTGTCCGACGACGAGGAAGAGGGCTGGGAAGGCTGCCTGTCCGTGCCGGGGATGCGCGGCGTGGTGCCGCGCTGGAAGCACATCCGCTACACGGGCTACGACCCGCAGGGCCGGCGCATCGAGCGCGAGGCCGAGGGCTTCCACGCCCGGGTGGTGCAGCACGAGTGCGACCACCTGATCGGCAAGCTCTATCCGATGCGCATCCGCGACTTCACGCGCTTCGGCTACACCGAGGTGCTGTTCCCCGGGCTGGACGCGGCCTCGGACGACTGA